The sequence ACAAGGGGACTAAGGGATTTAAGAGTATCAATGTCTGTTGATATCTTAAGACAAAAGAAAACAGAATTAGAATTTACTCTTGGAGAACTCTATCACAGAGGAGTAAAAAACAAACTCATCACACCTGTTATTCACACATCTTATCATATAATCAAGGGTTTAGAAGAACTTTATCTTAATAAAGAAAGAAACTTCCTATATAAATATAGGTTAATATAAATGTCATTAATAGCAAGGGAAAATAAATATATTAAAAGGATCGTATTTAGCTTTTTACTATTCTTGATATCTCTACTTATTTACAGCCTATCACCAAATTTACCAACATCCTACGCAGCTGACTCAAACGAAACAAACATACTAACTCTTGAAGATGCACTCAAAATAGCAAAAGAAAACAACAAAACTCTTCAAGCACAATATTATCAGATGCAATCTGCAAAGGAAACGTATATTCAAGCTTTAGGATACAGACTGCCAAATATTACAGGTTCTCTTAACTACGAAAGAATTAGGACTATGTCAACAAATAATGCGTCTTATGGTTCAAAAGATGATTTTTCTTATTCTTTAAATGCAAATCAGCTTCTTTATGATTTTGGAGCAACAAATTCATATATACAAAGTGTTTATCACACGTACAAGCAAAGCGAAAAGCAATATCTTGATACTCTCAGACAAATAGAATATCAGGTAAAACAAAGTTATTTAAACGTTTTATCTGCTAAACAACTTTATGATACTGCTAAAGAAGGTTTAAACCTTGCCAATCTAATTTTAAAATACACTCAATCTGAATTTGACGTAGGTTTAGTTGCCAGATCAGATGTTCTCTCCGCAGAAGTTGAAGTCCAAAACGCTAAAATTTCACTTTTAAACGCTAAAAATCAAATTAACGTGAGTCTTGCAAACTTAGCAAATGTATTAGGTTATGACCCTAGAAAAAGTTTTACAATATCTCAAATAGCTTATAAGAATTCTCCTAAATCTATATCAACAAGCTTTGCAGATCAAATTTTTTCCATTGCAATAAAAAATAGACCTGATATTGCAGCCATCGTAGAAAGTATTGATGTTGCAAATTATACTCTGAAAAACCTTAAAAGTTCTTTATACCCTAAAATTAATCTTGTTGCCGATTATTCAAGAAGTGATAGTAAATTTCCACCTGAAAACTATTCATGGTTCTACGGCATAACCGCAACGGTAACCTTTTACAACGGTGGACAAAACATTTCGAAAATCAGACAGGAACAGGACACCCTTAATTATTTGATAAAAACAAAAGATAATTTAGAAGATTCAGTAAAACTAGCTGTGTGGACAGATATTTTGAATTTAAACAACGCTTATTCTACGTTTGAGTTATCTGACGCTGCAGTAAAAAGTGCTGAAGAGAATCTAAAAGTAAATGAAGCCCAATATAAAGAGGGTTTAAATTCTATAATTGATCTTACAACAGCTAGAAATAACTATATTGCGGCAAAAAATCAAAGAATTATAAATGAATATAATTATTATCTTAGCCTTGCTACCCTGGAGAGAGATCTGGGTGTAAAATTTTTCAATATTGAAAATTACTAATTTAGAAAGCAAATTATTACATAAGGAGGAGAGATGTTAAAGTTCTTTAAACAAAAGAAAGTAATAGCCATAATTACCGCTTTAATAATTATTCTTACAATTATATTGTACGGTTATAATACATATATGAACAACCTAAAAAAATTGCAGCAAGAAGTTAAAATAACACAGGTAACGAGAAAAACTATTACAGAAGTGGTAAATTCAACAGGTACCATTAATCCACAAGTTGGCGCTCAAATTAACGTGGGAGCTAGGGTTACAGGACAGGTTATAAAACTAAACGTACAAGTAGGAAGTGTCGTTCAAGCAGGAGAGGTTTTAGCAGAAATTGACCCAAGGCCACAAATAGCTGCTCTTGAACAAGCCAAGTCAAATTATCAAGCAGCACTAAGTAACTATAATTATGCAAAGATAAACTATGAAAGATATGCCAAATTATTCGAAGAAGGACTTATTTCAAAGGACAAATACGACAGTGTAAAAGCAAACTATCTAGCTCAAAAAGGAACAGTTGATGCTGCCAAGGCAGCTGTTAATACTGCACAGACAAACCTTGAATACTGTACTATTACAGCTCCAATAAGCGGAATGGTTTCAGCAGTTACAACGCACCAGGGAGAAACAGTAGTATCTGGATTGAATGCGCCAAACTTTGTAACAATTGATGACCTCGATAAGCTGGAAGTAGACGCTTCAATTGACGAAACAGATATCGGTAAAGTAAAGGTGGGAATGCCTGCTACATTTACGGTTCTTGCTTATCCTAACAAAACTTTTACTGGAACAGTCGCAGCAATATATCCAACTTCAACTGTAGTAAGTAACGTTGTTTACTACACAACTGTAATAAAAATCGATTCAAATCCTGAACATTTTTTGAGGCCAGGAATGACTGCAAACGTAAACATCAAGGTTCAGGAGAAGAAAGATGTATTAGCAGTACCTAATCTTGCTCTTAAGACATTTGGTAATCAAACTGTGGTTTTTGTGGAAACAAGTCCAGGAGTATTTGAAAAGAGAATAGTTAAGACTGGCATTTCAGATCTAGACTATACCGAAATAACCAGCGGCTTAAAAGAAGGAGATAAAGTAATTGTTGGAGATATTCCAGAAAACTTGTTAAAAAAGATAAAATGAACGAAAAAATTATAGAATTAGAAAATATACAAAAAGTCTATAAATCTGGTACTCTTGAGACAGTTGTCTTAAGAGACATAAGCTTTGTTATCAACAAAGGTGAATTTGCTTCTATTATGGCACCATCTGGAAGCGGAAAAACAACTCTAATGAACATAATAGGACTGTTAGATAGACCTACAGGAGGAAGATATTTCCTGGATAACAAAGAGGTTTCCAAATTATCAGATAATGAACTTGCTCATCTGAGAAATCAATATATAGGCTTTATATTTCAGCAATTTCATCTCTTACCTGATCTTACAGCAATTGAAAATGTTTTACTCCCCTCTGTATATGCAAAAAATCCTCCACCAGATATAAGAGACAGAGCTAAAAAGTATCTTGAAACAGTAGGTTTGGGAGAAAGACTAAATTTTTATCCGTCTGAATTATCAGGCGGCCAACAACAAAGAGTAGCTATAGCAAGATCTCTTATCAATAATCCTAAGTTAATTCTTGCCGATGAGCCAACAGGTAACCTTGATCCACAATCTGGCATGGAAATATTGTCAGTTTTTCAAAAACTTAATGAAGAAGGCATTACAATATTAATGGTTACTCACTCTCCTGAAATTGCGCTTTTTACAAAAAAGGTAATTACTCTTAGCTTTGGTAAAGTGCTTAAAGAAGATATTATTAAAAATCCCAAATCTGCTCAAGAAGAATTGCAAAAAATGTATATGATCAATCCATGATTATAAAAATTCTTTCTTCAGCGATTAAGATAAACTTAAAACAGGGCTTAAAGGTTTTTATTATGATCTCAGGTATATCTCTTTGTATCCTTGTAATTACTTTAGTAACCTCAATAAGTCTTGGTGCAAGACAGCTTGTAAACGAAACCCTTCAACAATTTGGTCCAACTTCCATTATAGTTTTTGCTGGAGGCAGAAGACAACCCGGGCAACCATTTCAAAGGTATACTACCATGACATTAGATGATGTCAAATCAATCAAAGACCAGATAAGCGGCATTGTAGCAATAGATCCTGAAGCAAACAGTAATATGAACGCAAAATATAGAGCACAAAACATAGACACAATTGTCTCTGGTGCAACACCATCATTCACTACCGCATGGGATTGGAATGTAGCTGAAGGGAGATTTTTTACCGAAAGAGAAAATGCTTCTATGTCAAGAGTAGCTGTAATTGGAACTACAGTTGCAAAGCAATTATTTCAGGGGGAAAATCCGCTTGGCAAGCTTATTAGAATTGGCACCACACCATTTACAGTTATTGGAGTATTAACTTCGCTTGGTACTACACCGAATGGAATTGATAGAGACAATAGAATTGTAATCCCTCTTAACACGATGATGAAAAGAATGTTGAACCAGACATACATTACAATGATGAGAATAAAGTTTGCACCGGACACTAACATAAACGTTGTAGCAGATGAAATTAGTACAATTCTAAGATATAATCACAAACTTACTACATCGGGCCTTCCAGATGATTTTACAATCATAACCCCTGATAAGGTGATGGAATTTTTAAACAAAATAAACTCAACCTTAAATATTTTTTTAGTTGTTTCGACAATAGTTGCAATAATTATAGGTTCTGTCGTTGTTTCGAATATAATGCAGGCATCTATTTCTGAAAGAGAAAAAGAAATTGCTCTCAGAAGAGCATTTGGAGCTACAAAATCGCTTATTGTAATACAAGTTTTCCTTGAAATATTTGTGATTAGTATTATTGGTTCAATTTTTGGAGCAACCTTGGGAGCTTTACTTGGAATAATAATGGAACATTTAACAGGAATTCACGTTTCAATTAGCCCTCTCTTATTTCTTGTCGCATTTAGCGTATCTACAATAATAGCGTTAATTGCAGGAATCCAACCTGCAATAAAAGCTAGTTCATACGATCCAGCAGCAGTTTTACAAAGATGAACAATTTCCTCATTAATTTTTCACAAGCATTGAGAAGTATTTCTAGAAGAAAAAGTAAATCAATTCTTGCTATTTTGGGTTTCTTAATCGGTATAAGCGCAACTGTCATAATAGCAAGTATCAGCTCTGGAGTGAAAGAAAAGACAATTGAACAAATAAAAAGTATGGGCAGTAATATGATAGTAGTTACAGCTGGGCAACTCAAAATAATGGGAAACAGACCACATCAGGTCGGAAATGTAACTACTCTTACCCCCTTGGATTATGAAATCATTAAAAAGGATTTACCAAATGCAAAAATCGCAGCAACACAGCAAAAAACATTTACAGTAAAATTCTCTGATTATAGCACACAAACTACCATTATAGGTGCAACTCCAAGCCTATTTAGTGTAAGAGGTTACACAGTTAGTATAGGAAGAGAATTTACTTCTAGAGAAAATAGACTTCGTGAAAGAGTAGCAATAATTGGTAGAACAGTAATACAAAACCTAAATGCAATCCCAGAACAACTTCTAAATGCGACAATTTTTATAAATAATATACCATTTAGAGTTATAGGAATACAGGATCCGGTAGGAATTGATATTGGTGGACAAGATGAAGATAATCAGATAATTATTCCTCTTGACACAGCTCTAGATAGAGTTCTAAACGTTACGTATATTAATAATATCTACATTAGCGCACCACAAGAATATCTTATGAGTTCATATAAAGACGAGGTAATTAAAATACTAAGGAAAAATCATAAACTTACAGATGGGCAACAAAATGATTTTACAGTTCAGGATCAAAGCGACATAATTGCAGCACAAACTAAGTCTACTCAAACACTTGATAACCTTACAGTAGCATTAGCCATGATTGCTGTCTTTATAGGTGGGCTAGGGATTGCTGCTGTTTTACTTGTCGCAGTAAGAGAACGGACCAAAGAAATAGGTGTCAGAAAATCCTTTGGTGCTACAAAACAAGATATCTTGACTCAGTTTTTTATTGAAGCAACAATACTTTCTGGTTCTGGTACAATTTCTGGTGTATTAATAGGCCTATTAATAACTTTTATAATAACTTTAATTACTAAAATGCCTTTTGTAATCCCCTTCAACGTTTTAATTCCACTAATATTTATAGCTTTTCTAATGGGAGTCATATTTGGAACAATACCAGCAAAAAGAGCTGCAGATGTAGATCCAATTAGAGCTATTTACTCATAAAAAAACTTCTGAGATCTTTAGTATCCAAAGTCTCAGAAGCTTAAACATCTATTAAAAAAATATTTTTACTTCTTTAACTCTTCATACCACAAAGCATTGTGCTTCATTACATACTCTTCATCGATCAATCCATTACCAAGCATTGTGCCAAGTTCCTTTCTAGAACTAGGATTAATTGCTCCAAGGTAAAAGTGAACAATAATTGCCGATCCTAAAAACGTGCCGCAAAAAACGTGTATAATAATTGCTATCTGTATTAAATAACCTGGGAATGATGCATAAAAAAACATCATTGAACCTGTAAATCCAAGGCATAATGAAAATATAATTATTATCCAACCTAAAAGCTTTTGACCTGCATTGATCTTGCCCTGTGGAGGTATTTCCTTTGCCTTTATGATTGGAGAAAGATATCCTCCAAAAACTTTCATCCATTTTTTGTCTTCAGGTGTGAAGGTACTAATTAATTTTATAAAACCTGAAAACAATTTCAAATTAAATACTGCATACAAAAGAGGCAGCAAAAGGTAAAAAAAGCCAAGATATTTGTGAACAAAAGCAGCATTTCTAAGGCTCCCAAATGGAAAGCTCATAGCGTTCATCAAAGGATAAAATAATGATAAACCAGTCCATAACATGATTATAAATGTTATAAGATGTAACCAATGAAATATTCGCGTAGCTTTTTTGTGTTTTTCAATCATCCTCTTAGCCATTATTGGTCACCTCCTTTATTCCCAGCTTGTATAAGTCTGTGAAGAAATACCAAACCAGCAGCGCCACCTAACATAACTAGACCAAGCGGATGCATTATGTTTTTCCAGATAAGTGTATTTACTGGAAAGACAGGATCTTTTGGCAAACCGTATTTTTCAGGTTCATATTTAAGTATAGATAATACTCCTAGTCCCCCAAGTATGTTTTCACCATAAAGATTGGCTTCTGTAAACCCTTCTTTTTTCAAAACTTCGACTCTTTCTTTCCCCTGTTTTACAAGTTCATCTCTTTTGCCAAAATAAAGCGCTCCACCTAAACATGCCTTTACACAAGCTGGAATAGAGGTCTCATCAGACTTATTGCCTTCAATAACTCTTGAATAACACATATCACATTTATTTACAACTTTTCCAATTTGAGGAATTCCAAAGGGACATGCGCTGTGACAATATCCACATGCTATACACTTATTGTCATCAAAAGCTACTATTCCGTTCTCTGCCTGAAAAAGAGCTCCACTTGGGCAAGCTTTGACGCAAGCAGGTTCTCCGCAATGAAAGCATTGATATTTTAAAAAGTTAAAGTTCTGTCCTTCAGTAAAATCATCATAAAAGTTTATAATCATACGAGTATGTGGATTCAAGTCTGGGGGATTAGTATAAAAACCTGTAAAAGTCGTAGGATCGGTCTTCTGATCGTTCCATTGTTTACAAACAGATTG comes from Thermodesulfobium acidiphilum and encodes:
- a CDS encoding TolC family protein, whose amino-acid sequence is MSLIARENKYIKRIVFSFLLFLISLLIYSLSPNLPTSYAADSNETNILTLEDALKIAKENNKTLQAQYYQMQSAKETYIQALGYRLPNITGSLNYERIRTMSTNNASYGSKDDFSYSLNANQLLYDFGATNSYIQSVYHTYKQSEKQYLDTLRQIEYQVKQSYLNVLSAKQLYDTAKEGLNLANLILKYTQSEFDVGLVARSDVLSAEVEVQNAKISLLNAKNQINVSLANLANVLGYDPRKSFTISQIAYKNSPKSISTSFADQIFSIAIKNRPDIAAIVESIDVANYTLKNLKSSLYPKINLVADYSRSDSKFPPENYSWFYGITATVTFYNGGQNISKIRQEQDTLNYLIKTKDNLEDSVKLAVWTDILNLNNAYSTFELSDAAVKSAEENLKVNEAQYKEGLNSIIDLTTARNNYIAAKNQRIINEYNYYLSLATLERDLGVKFFNIENY
- a CDS encoding efflux RND transporter periplasmic adaptor subunit — encoded protein: MLKFFKQKKVIAIITALIIILTIILYGYNTYMNNLKKLQQEVKITQVTRKTITEVVNSTGTINPQVGAQINVGARVTGQVIKLNVQVGSVVQAGEVLAEIDPRPQIAALEQAKSNYQAALSNYNYAKINYERYAKLFEEGLISKDKYDSVKANYLAQKGTVDAAKAAVNTAQTNLEYCTITAPISGMVSAVTTHQGETVVSGLNAPNFVTIDDLDKLEVDASIDETDIGKVKVGMPATFTVLAYPNKTFTGTVAAIYPTSTVVSNVVYYTTVIKIDSNPEHFLRPGMTANVNIKVQEKKDVLAVPNLALKTFGNQTVVFVETSPGVFEKRIVKTGISDLDYTEITSGLKEGDKVIVGDIPENLLKKIK
- a CDS encoding ABC transporter ATP-binding protein, giving the protein MNEKIIELENIQKVYKSGTLETVVLRDISFVINKGEFASIMAPSGSGKTTLMNIIGLLDRPTGGRYFLDNKEVSKLSDNELAHLRNQYIGFIFQQFHLLPDLTAIENVLLPSVYAKNPPPDIRDRAKKYLETVGLGERLNFYPSELSGGQQQRVAIARSLINNPKLILADEPTGNLDPQSGMEILSVFQKLNEEGITILMVTHSPEIALFTKKVITLSFGKVLKEDIIKNPKSAQEELQKMYMINP
- a CDS encoding ABC transporter permease translates to MISGISLCILVITLVTSISLGARQLVNETLQQFGPTSIIVFAGGRRQPGQPFQRYTTMTLDDVKSIKDQISGIVAIDPEANSNMNAKYRAQNIDTIVSGATPSFTTAWDWNVAEGRFFTERENASMSRVAVIGTTVAKQLFQGENPLGKLIRIGTTPFTVIGVLTSLGTTPNGIDRDNRIVIPLNTMMKRMLNQTYITMMRIKFAPDTNINVVADEISTILRYNHKLTTSGLPDDFTIITPDKVMEFLNKINSTLNIFLVVSTIVAIIIGSVVVSNIMQASISEREKEIALRRAFGATKSLIVIQVFLEIFVISIIGSIFGATLGALLGIIMEHLTGIHVSISPLLFLVAFSVSTIIALIAGIQPAIKASSYDPAAVLQR
- a CDS encoding ABC transporter permease; amino-acid sequence: MNNFLINFSQALRSISRRKSKSILAILGFLIGISATVIIASISSGVKEKTIEQIKSMGSNMIVVTAGQLKIMGNRPHQVGNVTTLTPLDYEIIKKDLPNAKIAATQQKTFTVKFSDYSTQTTIIGATPSLFSVRGYTVSIGREFTSRENRLRERVAIIGRTVIQNLNAIPEQLLNATIFINNIPFRVIGIQDPVGIDIGGQDEDNQIIIPLDTALDRVLNVTYINNIYISAPQEYLMSSYKDEVIKILRKNHKLTDGQQNDFTVQDQSDIIAAQTKSTQTLDNLTVALAMIAVFIGGLGIAAVLLVAVRERTKEIGVRKSFGATKQDILTQFFIEATILSGSGTISGVLIGLLITFIITLITKMPFVIPFNVLIPLIFIAFLMGVIFGTIPAKRAADVDPIRAIYS
- a CDS encoding formate dehydrogenase subunit gamma codes for the protein MAKRMIEKHKKATRIFHWLHLITFIIMLWTGLSLFYPLMNAMSFPFGSLRNAAFVHKYLGFFYLLLPLLYAVFNLKLFSGFIKLISTFTPEDKKWMKVFGGYLSPIIKAKEIPPQGKINAGQKLLGWIIIIFSLCLGFTGSMMFFYASFPGYLIQIAIIIHVFCGTFLGSAIIVHFYLGAINPSSRKELGTMLGNGLIDEEYVMKHNALWYEELKK
- a CDS encoding 4Fe-4S dicluster domain-containing protein codes for the protein MERVAYMFDSSKCMGCRGCQSVCKQWNDQKTDPTTFTGFYTNPPDLNPHTRMIINFYDDFTEGQNFNFLKYQCFHCGEPACVKACPSGALFQAENGIVAFDDNKCIACGYCHSACPFGIPQIGKVVNKCDMCYSRVIEGNKSDETSIPACVKACLGGALYFGKRDELVKQGKERVEVLKKEGFTEANLYGENILGGLGVLSILKYEPEKYGLPKDPVFPVNTLIWKNIMHPLGLVMLGGAAGLVFLHRLIQAGNKGGDQ